Proteins encoded together in one Styela clava chromosome 12, kaStyClav1.hap1.2, whole genome shotgun sequence window:
- the LOC120329359 gene encoding isocitrate dehydrogenase [NADP], mitochondrial-like translates to MALSKSNTLIQAIKKSVNVASIFGTQSVQQRNYATDKRIQVDKPVVEMDGDEMTRIIWQMIKDKLILPHVNVQLEYYDLGLPYRDSTDDQVTIDSALATMKHNVAVKCATITPDEERVEEFKLKQMWKSPNGTIRNILGGTVFREPILCKVVPRLVPGWTEAIVIGRHAFGDQYRATDFVAEGPGKFDIIYTPKGKDPVKMEVFEFTEHGGVGMAMYNTDDSIASFAHSCMQVAIQKKWPLYMSTKNTIMKRYDGRFKDIFQDIFEKNYEKQFNDLKIWYEHRLIDDMVAQVLKSSGGFVWACKNYDGDVQSDILAQGFGSLGLMTSVLMCPDGKTIESEAAHGTVTRHYREHQKGNPTSTNPIASIFAWTRGLEHRGKLDGNQDLIKFSQTLEKACVDTVDSGTMTKDLAGCIHGLKNVKVNEHYVVTNDFLEAIESNLNKALKK, encoded by the coding sequence ATGGCTCTTTCGAAATCAAACACTCTAATCCAAGCTATAAAGAAATCCGTCAATGTTGCTTCCATCTTTGGCACCCAGTCAGTGCAACAGAGAAATTATGCAACGGACAAACGTATCCAAGTTGACAAACCAGTTGTTGAAATGGACGGAGATGAAATGACAAGAATCATTTGGCAGATGATAAAAGATAAACTGATTTTGCCTCACGTCAATGTTCAGTTAGAATATTACGATCTCGGGCTGCCATATCGTGACAGCACAGATGATCAAGTCACAATCGATTCTGCTCTTGCTACAATGAAACACAATGTCGCAGTGAAATGTGCAACCATTACTCCTGATGAAGAGAGGGTAGAAGAATTCAAATTGAAACAAATGTGGAAGAGTCCCAATGGTACAATCCGTAACATTCTGGGCGGAACTGTTTTCAGAGAGCCAATTCTTTGCAAAGTTGTTCCACGTCTTGTTCCTGGTTGGACTGAAGCAATTGTGATTGGTCGTCATGCTTTTGGAGATCAGTATCGAGCTACGGATTTTGTTGCCGAAGGTCCTggaaaatttgatataatttaCACTCCGAAAGGAAAAGATCCTGTGAAAATGGAGGTTTTCGAATTCACTGAACACGGAGGCGTCGGTATGGCCATGTACAACACTGATGATTCCATCGCTTCTTTTGCACATAGTTGCATGCAAGTCGCAATTCAGAAGAAATGGCCTCTGTACATGAGCACTAAAAACACCATTATGAAGAGGTATGATGGCCGGTTCAAAGATATCTTCCAggatatttttgaaaagaatTACGAAAAGCAATTCAACGATTTGAAAATCTGGTATGAGCATAGGCTGATTGATGATATGGTCGCTCAAGTCTTGAAATCATCTGGTGGGTTTGTATGGGCCTGCAAAAATTATGATGGTGATGTTCAATCTGATATTCTTGCCCAAGGTTTTGGATCCCTCGGTCTCATGACTAGTGTTCTGATGTGCCCAGATGGAAAAACCATTGAATCCGAAGCCGCTCATGGAACTGTCACAAGGCATTACAGAGAGCATCAAAAAGGAAATCCAACAAGCACAAATCCCATTGCTTCCATCTTCGCTTGGACAAGAGGACTCGAACACCGTGGAAAATTGGATGGAAACCAAGACCTGATCAAGTTCTCGCAAACTCTGGAAAAAGCTTGCGTAGACACTGTCGACTCTGGCACAATGACAAAGGATTTGGCTGGCTGCATCCATGGTCTAAAGAACGTCAAAGTCAATGAGCATTACGTTGTTACCAACGACTTCCTAGAAGCAATTGAGAGCAACTTGAACAAGGCATTGAAAAAATAA
- the LOC120329386 gene encoding ubiquitin-conjugating enzyme E2 R2-like, with product MAINMPSSTKILGAELAKMHEQPVEGFAIRLVDSNLYDWHVALFGPPNTLYQGGYFKAHMKFPMDYPYSPPSFRFLSKMWHPNIYENGEVCISILHPPVDDPQSGELPSERWNPTQNVRTILLSVISLLNEPNTFSPANVDASVQYRKWKDSKGKEKEYEAIVRKQVRDTSKDAEKDGVKVPTTLAEYCIKTRLPSKDSSVNMDDIDEDYNIYDDDYDEDESDSCDDNEDYCDDDSGAHEDS from the exons ATGGCGATAAATATGCCCAGCAGCACCAAGATTTTGGGTGCCGAACTTGCGAAGATGCATGAACAACCTGTCGAAGGATTCGCAATTCGATTAGTCGACTCGAATTTATATGACTGGCATGTAGCGCTCTTCGGACCTCCAAATACACTTTATCAGGGCGGTTATTTcaag GCTCATATGAAGTTTCCCATGGATTATCCATATTCTCCGCCTTCATTTAGATTTTTATCCAAAATGTGGCATCCAAATATATATGAG AATGGTGAAGTCTGCATCTCTATATTACATCCACCAGTTGATGATCCACAGAGTGGTGAACTCCCGTCGGAAAGATGGAATCCAACACAGAATGTCAG GACCATTCTCTTGAGTGTCATCTCACTACTAAATGAACCAAACACATTTTCACCTGCAAACGTTGATGCATCCGTTCAATATAGAAAATGGAAAGACTCGAAGggaaaagaaaaagaatatgAAGCCATAGTAAG AAAGCAAGTTCGAGACACATCAAAAGATGCAGAAAAGGACGGAGTAAAAGTACCGACTACATTGGCTGAATATTGTATTAAAACACGATTGCCAAGCAAAGACTCGTCTGTAAACATGGATGACATTGACGAGGATTATAATATTTATGATGATGATTATGACGAAGATGAATCAGATAGTTGTGATGACAACGAGGACTATTGCGATGATGATAGTGGTGCACACGAGGACTCATGA
- the LOC120329390 gene encoding EF-hand calcium-binding domain-containing protein 9-like yields the protein MKIKSQVLNFIHLDRSFSLLTVKNTRLVLAYFNALDVHGHGKLNDIQFYQFMKKVTNLNKQQIFLVLDMLDQTATGYIRFQEFYLLACILISLKDRVEKQFIFRHSKLVFEMMDEDGGGTISADEFGHYGFLFNLKDHSVRDIFFEFDVSGDEELDYKEFKMFAMACIDKQRELDEKKKERMMRGIGGLDSEADFD from the exons atgaaaattaaatctCAAGTTCTAAATTTTATCCATCTCGATCGTTCATTCAGtttgttaacagtgaaaaacacccGACTGGTTTTAGCCTATTTCAATGCTCTTGATGTTCATGGACACGGTAAATTAAATG ACATTCAGTTCTATCAGTTTATGAAGAAAGTGACAAATCTTaacaaacaacaaatatttctgGTTCTGGATATGCTCGATCAAACCGCCACCGGGTATATTCGGTTTCAAGAGTTCTACCTACTTGCTTGCATTCTCATATCTCTGAAG GATCGCGTTGAAAAGCAATTCATATTCCGGCATTCAAAATTAGTATTTGAAATGATGGACGAAGATGGCGGTGGCACAATATCAGCTGATGAATTTGGACACTATGGATTTTTATTCAATCTTAAAGATCATTCAGTGCgcgatatttttttcgaatttgatGTGTCAGGAGACGAG gAACTTGATTACAAAGAATTCAAGATGTTTGCAATGGCTTGTATTGATAAACAACGTGAATtagatgaaaagaaaaaagaacGAATGATGCGTGGAATTGGTGGATTGGATTCAGAAGCtgattttgattga